From the Candidatus Bathyarchaeota archaeon genome, one window contains:
- a CDS encoding DUF5714 domain-containing protein has protein sequence MSTHKKGCLICGQDLQYGETEKLECLYCHKTYDANVKCKNGHFVCDNCHSLPANDLIENYCLSSTSTDPLELALNLMHSPQVKMHGPEHHFLVPAVLLAAYYNAKNDPQTKKRKLQEAKLRSSNVLGGFCGFYGDCGAAVGTGIFVSLVTNATPLSTKEWQLSNLMTAQTLLTVANHGGPRCCKRNSFLAITQATEFAKKHLQSNMQIKENITCEFTGYNTECLKQECPFHPKK, from the coding sequence ATGTCCACCCATAAAAAAGGCTGCCTAATCTGCGGCCAAGACCTCCAATACGGCGAAACCGAAAAACTCGAATGCCTCTACTGCCACAAAACCTACGACGCCAACGTCAAATGCAAAAACGGACACTTCGTGTGCGACAATTGCCACAGCTTGCCTGCAAATGATCTAATCGAGAATTATTGCTTATCAAGCACTTCAACAGACCCCTTAGAGCTTGCCCTCAACTTGATGCACAGCCCCCAAGTCAAGATGCACGGACCCGAACACCACTTCCTAGTCCCCGCCGTCCTACTTGCCGCATACTACAACGCCAAAAACGACCCCCAAACCAAAAAACGCAAACTCCAAGAAGCAAAACTGCGCAGCTCCAACGTTCTAGGCGGCTTTTGCGGTTTCTACGGCGACTGCGGCGCAGCAGTAGGCACAGGAATCTTTGTTAGCTTAGTAACAAACGCCACCCCCCTCTCCACCAAAGAATGGCAACTAAGCAACCTCATGACCGCCCAGACCCTTCTCACCGTAGCCAACCACGGAGGTCCCCGATGCTGCAAACGCAACAGCTTTCTTGCCATAACCCAAGCAACAGAATTCGCCAAGAAGCACCTCCAATCCAACATGCAAATCAAAGAAAACATAACATGCGAGTTCACAGGCTACAACACGGAGTGCCTCAAACAAGAATGCCCGTTTCACCCAAAAAAGTAA
- a CDS encoding arsenate reductase ArsC encodes MPVSPKKVNLLFICVENAGRSQMAEAFANYHGVGVVVAQSGGFKLPPKVNSVAVAAMKEKGIDMSQAKPKLVTAEMAKNADVVVTMGCGVAELCPGPIFSASVDWGLEDPKNQPLEKVREIRDEIEKRVKQLISNYTR; translated from the coding sequence ATGCCCGTTTCACCCAAAAAAGTAAACCTGCTTTTTATTTGCGTGGAGAACGCGGGGCGAAGCCAAATGGCAGAAGCCTTCGCTAACTACCATGGCGTAGGTGTGGTGGTTGCGCAAAGTGGTGGGTTCAAGCTGCCTCCAAAAGTCAATTCCGTTGCAGTTGCTGCTATGAAAGAAAAAGGCATTGATATGTCCCAAGCCAAACCCAAACTGGTTACCGCAGAGATGGCAAAAAACGCTGATGTAGTTGTTACCATGGGTTGCGGGGTGGCAGAGCTTTGTCCAGGACCAATTTTTAGTGCTTCGGTTGATTGGGGGCTTGAAGACCCAAAGAATCAACCCCTTGAGAAAGTTCGGGAAATCCGCGACGAAATCGAAAAACGCGTCAAACAACTAATCTCAAACTACACGCGCTAA
- a CDS encoding diphthine--ammonia ligase has translation MRLGVLFSGGKDSTLALHLAAKKETVACLVTLRSLNPESYMFHTPNIDVTALQAKALELPLITQQTQGRKEEELADLQQAILQAKQQFAIEGVVTGAVESVYQAQRVQQICRQLDLWCFNPLWKFNQKTLLETTVAQGFCTVISGVFAYPLDESWLGKEINSQIIGRLVELERQYGISPSGEGGEIETTVLDAPLFKRKIEVLKHSVSARGNSGVFYIEEARLEPK, from the coding sequence ATGCGGCTTGGCGTTCTGTTTTCGGGAGGCAAGGATTCGACTCTTGCGTTGCATTTGGCAGCAAAAAAGGAGACGGTTGCGTGTTTGGTTACGTTGCGGTCTTTGAATCCTGAGAGTTACATGTTTCATACGCCAAACATTGATGTTACGGCGTTGCAGGCAAAGGCGTTGGAGTTGCCGTTGATTACCCAGCAGACTCAGGGGAGAAAAGAAGAAGAACTCGCCGATTTACAACAGGCAATCTTGCAAGCCAAACAGCAATTCGCCATAGAAGGCGTGGTCACGGGCGCAGTGGAGTCGGTTTATCAGGCACAGCGAGTCCAGCAAATCTGCAGGCAACTGGATTTATGGTGTTTTAATCCCCTATGGAAATTCAACCAAAAAACGCTCTTAGAAACCACTGTGGCGCAAGGGTTTTGCACGGTTATTTCGGGGGTTTTTGCGTATCCGTTGGATGAGTCGTGGCTGGGAAAAGAAATCAACTCGCAGATTATTGGGCGGTTGGTGGAGTTAGAGCGCCAGTACGGAATTAGCCCGTCGGGGGAGGGCGGCGAGATAGAAACGACCGTGTTGGATGCACCGTTGTTTAAACGTAAAATCGAGGTTCTCAAGCATTCAGTTTCGGCAAGGGGCAACTCAGGCGTGTTCTACATTGAAGAAGCGAGGTTAGAACCAAAATGA
- a CDS encoding DUF559 domain-containing protein — translation MSYKERIHPRVSNAEIAVFKALSAQGLTEGMVTQQTIILKSTIPDFCWLQKRKLVYLDGIQAHKSAKAQQRDEEITDMLENQGWQVLRIPYKPPLTQKTLQEIMTTIQEFLNTNP, via the coding sequence TTGAGCTATAAAGAACGCATACACCCCCGAGTAAGCAACGCCGAAATAGCCGTATTCAAAGCCCTAAGCGCCCAAGGCCTAACAGAAGGCATGGTAACCCAACAAACCATCATCCTAAAATCCACCATCCCCGACTTTTGCTGGCTCCAAAAACGCAAACTTGTCTACCTAGACGGCATACAAGCCCACAAAAGCGCCAAAGCCCAGCAACGCGACGAAGAAATAACTGACATGCTCGAAAACCAAGGCTGGCAAGTCCTAAGAATCCCCTACAAACCTCCCCTAACCCAAAAAACCCTCCAAGAAATCATGACAACCATCCAAGAATTCCTAAACACCAACCCCTAA
- a CDS encoding trypsin-like peptidase domain-containing protein, producing the protein MSYLDDDSRSVSAGFLVLLVALGLLVGGLGTFFVNHVQFNALNAEVEDLQEQVVALQGAQSQTVTNQTITIYQNATDLSELHAKVYESIVIVRGLNETSGVQGSGFVYNYSGNMYVITNYHVIDDASELSVTFSNGRGYAATHTGSDPYADLAVLTVDAPDEEFHPIPIVSSSSLRVGDQVIAIGNPYGLVGSLTTGIVSALGRSMQEDTTARYSIANIIQTSTPINPGNSGGPLLNAVGEVVGVTTAILYESQGLGFAVPSDTILRELPSLIATGRYDLHSYLGVFGNGMNYQLAKEQGINVTYGWLVNSTTDGGPSDGILQGGDVITALNATTIKNNDDLASYLESKTLPGDVVIVTVVRDNVNVDLQVTLGTRPPPT; encoded by the coding sequence ATGTCTTATTTGGATGATGATTCACGCAGTGTATCGGCTGGGTTTCTTGTTTTGCTAGTTGCGCTTGGTTTGCTTGTTGGCGGTTTGGGCACGTTTTTTGTTAATCATGTGCAGTTTAACGCGTTGAACGCGGAGGTTGAGGATTTGCAGGAGCAGGTTGTGGCGCTTCAGGGTGCTCAGAGCCAAACAGTTACCAACCAGACTATAACGATTTACCAGAATGCTACGGATTTGTCTGAGTTGCATGCAAAAGTGTATGAGTCGATAGTGATTGTTCGGGGATTAAACGAGACGAGTGGTGTGCAAGGCTCTGGGTTTGTTTACAACTACTCAGGTAACATGTACGTCATAACCAACTACCACGTAATCGATGACGCAAGCGAGTTAAGCGTAACGTTCTCCAACGGACGCGGCTACGCAGCAACCCACACAGGCAGCGACCCCTACGCCGACCTCGCCGTTCTAACCGTAGATGCCCCAGACGAGGAATTCCACCCCATCCCAATCGTAAGCTCCTCAAGCCTGCGCGTAGGCGACCAAGTCATAGCCATCGGAAACCCCTACGGACTAGTCGGTTCCCTCACCACAGGCATAGTCAGCGCTTTAGGACGCTCCATGCAAGAAGACACCACCGCACGATACTCCATAGCAAACATAATCCAAACAAGCACCCCAATTAACCCTGGCAACTCTGGTGGACCACTGCTAAACGCCGTCGGCGAAGTTGTAGGCGTAACCACTGCTATCCTCTATGAATCCCAAGGCTTAGGCTTCGCAGTTCCCTCTGACACAATACTGCGCGAATTGCCCTCCCTGATAGCTACTGGCAGATACGATTTACACTCTTACTTGGGCGTATTTGGCAACGGCATGAACTACCAGCTTGCCAAAGAACAAGGCATAAACGTAACCTACGGCTGGCTCGTCAACTCTACAACAGACGGTGGTCCCTCAGACGGAATACTGCAAGGCGGCGATGTAATAACTGCCCTAAACGCAACCACCATCAAAAACAACGATGACCTCGCAAGCTACCTTGAATCAAAAACCCTGCCCGGTGATGTCGTAATCGTAACTGTGGTTCGAGACAACGTAAACGTGGATTTGCAAGTTACGTTGGGCACAAGACCTCCACCTACCTAG
- a CDS encoding metallophosphatase family protein, translated as MLNGQARVRSNLPHAEKATTFGLISDTHVPSRARCIPQTVFEVFENVDYIIHAGDIVELSVIDELEQLAPVIAVHGNMDGPQVSGALPKLNSLEIMDWKIGVIHDPGAFSGMRKLRELAKQNSFNIFVYGHTHTARIQKEGPTLYINPGSPTNPQPPFLTKPTVGMLRLTPTTVTPEIIQL; from the coding sequence ATGTTAAATGGTCAGGCGCGGGTTCGTTCCAATTTACCGCATGCAGAGAAAGCTACGACATTTGGGTTGATTTCTGACACACATGTGCCCTCACGTGCAAGGTGCATTCCCCAAACAGTTTTTGAAGTCTTTGAAAACGTGGACTACATCATCCATGCCGGTGACATCGTGGAGCTCTCTGTCATAGACGAGCTAGAGCAACTAGCGCCTGTTATTGCAGTTCACGGAAACATGGATGGCCCCCAAGTCAGCGGCGCATTGCCCAAACTAAACAGCCTAGAAATCATGGACTGGAAAATCGGCGTCATCCACGACCCCGGAGCATTCTCAGGCATGCGAAAACTACGCGAACTCGCCAAACAAAACAGCTTCAACATCTTCGTATACGGACACACCCACACCGCCCGCATCCAAAAAGAAGGACCAACCCTCTACATCAACCCCGGCAGCCCCACCAACCCTCAACCCCCATTCCTAACAAAACCCACCGTCGGCATGCTAAGACTAACGCCGACCACCGTAACCCCAGAAATAATCCAATTATAA
- a CDS encoding 4Fe-4S dicluster domain-containing protein — MLTHYGYIDASGEYFIIVDSDKCTGCANCVKQCPKNAFELVTEFIDLEDKTVAAITDQHRKKINYTCTPCKPETNQTPCTKACNQNAIQIIWKPN, encoded by the coding sequence ATGTTGACGCATTACGGCTACATAGATGCTTCAGGCGAATACTTTATCATCGTAGACTCCGACAAATGCACAGGCTGCGCAAACTGTGTCAAGCAATGTCCCAAAAACGCGTTTGAACTCGTCACCGAATTCATAGACCTCGAAGACAAAACCGTTGCAGCCATAACAGATCAGCACCGCAAAAAAATCAACTACACCTGCACCCCTTGCAAACCCGAAACCAACCAAACCCCCTGCACCAAAGCCTGCAACCAAAACGCCATCCAAATCATCTGGAAACCCAACTAA
- a CDS encoding sodium:calcium antiporter has translation MADLIFQLLLLLGSLAMLVVAGQFTIREIERLIEYTGLGKMSVGFVLLAILTSLPEVTVAVFSVFEGTPGLSIGDVLGSNVFNMGLVLGVIALAGYTKKCCSNLVVELTDMLFLITLIPLLLLISSYQILTIPAFVVGIILLAAFAINTYLIINNKTPQVKEGSRTRVGKGKLGKVVLILAISLAGLLIAARLIVYSGLNIATAMGIPQLVIGAKIVAIGTSLPELVVGFIAARRGNVQLALGNVVGSNLTNLTLVLGIILVSSPFMVDTGVLTGILPFLIITTIIFWRTVLRGGVSKLSGVALILTYLVFVLFL, from the coding sequence GTGGCGGATTTGATTTTCCAACTTCTGTTACTACTTGGGTCGCTTGCTATGCTAGTGGTAGCTGGGCAGTTCACCATACGCGAGATTGAGCGACTCATCGAGTACACGGGGTTGGGAAAGATGTCGGTGGGGTTTGTTTTGCTTGCCATTTTAACATCGCTGCCTGAGGTTACGGTGGCGGTTTTTTCGGTTTTTGAAGGCACTCCGGGTTTGAGCATTGGAGACGTGTTAGGTTCAAACGTTTTCAACATGGGGCTTGTGCTAGGAGTCATAGCACTCGCGGGCTACACCAAAAAATGCTGCAGCAACCTAGTCGTCGAGTTAACCGACATGCTCTTTCTCATCACGCTCATACCACTCCTCCTGCTAATCTCCAGCTACCAAATCCTAACCATACCCGCCTTCGTCGTCGGAATCATACTGCTCGCCGCTTTCGCCATAAACACGTATCTTATCATAAACAACAAAACCCCCCAAGTTAAAGAAGGCAGCCGCACCCGCGTAGGCAAAGGAAAACTTGGCAAAGTCGTCCTCATCCTCGCAATCAGCCTCGCAGGATTACTCATAGCCGCACGCCTCATCGTCTACTCAGGACTAAACATAGCCACCGCCATGGGCATCCCCCAACTCGTCATAGGCGCCAAAATCGTCGCCATCGGCACCTCCCTGCCCGAACTGGTCGTTGGGTTCATAGCAGCCAGACGCGGCAACGTCCAACTCGCCCTAGGAAACGTCGTAGGCTCCAACCTAACCAACCTAACCCTAGTGCTTGGCATAATCCTAGTCAGCTCACCGTTCATGGTCGACACAGGCGTACTCACAGGCATCCTACCCTTCCTGATAATCACCACCATCATATTCTGGCGCACCGTCCTACGCGGAGGCGTCTCAAAACTCTCAGGCGTAGCCCTAATCCTAACGTATCTGGTCTTTGTCCTATTCCTCTAA
- a CDS encoding YkgJ family cysteine cluster protein, with protein MHCTRCGVCCTKTQMLLSNEDISRLESLGYPKSSFVRFDKDSYAILKNRKGYCVFYDPQKMQCNIYPNRPAGCRVYPVICDEDNSIIVDHICHARQTVTPQEKSVKGNRVIKLLAQIDKEAQQRRSPQRQG; from the coding sequence ATGCATTGCACACGCTGCGGAGTTTGCTGCACCAAAACCCAGATGCTTCTCTCAAACGAGGACATATCCCGATTAGAAAGCTTGGGCTACCCAAAATCATCCTTTGTACGTTTCGACAAAGACAGCTACGCTATACTAAAAAACCGCAAAGGCTACTGCGTCTTCTACGACCCCCAAAAAATGCAATGCAACATCTACCCAAACAGGCCCGCAGGCTGCCGCGTCTACCCTGTAATTTGCGACGAAGACAACAGCATAATAGTTGACCACATTTGTCATGCCCGCCAAACCGTGACCCCGCAGGAAAAATCGGTTAAAGGCAACCGCGTAATCAAACTTTTAGCGCAGATAGACAAAGAAGCACAGCAGCGAAGAAGCCCGCAGCGGCAGGGTTAG
- the arsB gene encoding ACR3 family arsenite efflux transporter, whose product MASEHEKQTPEHIKKELSLGLWEKYLTLWIALCIVAGLLLGRFLPQFGQFMDSLKIVNLSIPIGFLLFFMMYPTVVGIRFSDIKNAAKNPKPLMVTIIANWVIAPPLMTLLANTFLAGNPQYIAGVILLGLSPCTAMVMWWMFLAKGDMAQGLINTAVNALLMLLLYAPLAAIYLGVSSIPVPWDLIAISVLAFIALPVASGAISRRVLIQRKGEAWFKDSYTPAMGKISIVALLVTLIVLFSFAGQTILDNPLLVGYLAIPNLLHYTIMIAWTLPLGYFLGWKYESAIDTTIIGSSSHFEVAIAVAATLYGISSDAALATVIGPLMEVPLMLLLVKIGLRTRRYFPRKKKC is encoded by the coding sequence ATGGCTTCTGAACATGAAAAGCAAACACCTGAGCACATCAAAAAGGAGCTTTCGCTGGGGCTGTGGGAAAAATACCTCACCTTGTGGATTGCTTTGTGCATTGTGGCGGGGCTGCTCTTAGGTCGTTTCCTTCCACAGTTTGGGCAATTCATGGATTCTCTAAAAATCGTCAACTTATCCATACCAATTGGGTTTTTGCTGTTTTTTATGATGTACCCCACCGTGGTTGGCATACGTTTTAGTGATATCAAGAACGCCGCCAAAAACCCCAAGCCTCTGATGGTTACAATTATTGCCAATTGGGTGATTGCGCCTCCGCTTATGACTTTGCTGGCAAACACTTTCTTGGCTGGGAACCCCCAGTACATCGCGGGAGTCATACTTTTGGGGTTGTCGCCGTGTACGGCTATGGTTATGTGGTGGATGTTTCTTGCAAAAGGCGATATGGCTCAAGGCTTAATCAACACTGCCGTCAATGCCCTGCTCATGCTTTTGCTCTACGCACCCTTAGCCGCCATATACCTGGGCGTAAGCAGCATACCTGTCCCTTGGGACCTGATTGCCATTAGCGTTCTTGCATTCATAGCGTTGCCCGTAGCTTCGGGAGCCATCTCGCGTCGCGTACTGATTCAACGCAAAGGCGAAGCCTGGTTCAAAGACTCCTACACCCCCGCTATGGGCAAAATCTCCATAGTCGCCCTCTTAGTCACGTTAATCGTGCTCTTCTCCTTCGCAGGACAAACAATCCTTGACAACCCCCTGCTTGTAGGATACTTGGCAATTCCAAACCTGCTACACTACACCATAATGATTGCATGGACACTGCCGCTAGGATACTTCTTAGGATGGAAATACGAATCCGCCATAGACACAACCATCATAGGAAGCAGCAGCCACTTCGAAGTCGCCATAGCAGTAGCCGCCACCCTATACGGAATAAGCTCCGACGCCGCCTTAGCTACAGTCATTGGTCCACTTATGGAAGTGCCCTTGATGCTGTTGCTGGTAAAAATCGGACTAAGAACCCGCAGATACTTCCCCCGAAAAAAGAAATGCTAA
- a CDS encoding ACT domain-containing protein yields the protein MKVLLNDGLEKEGVKLFEDFNIEADTQKRSAEELVDQIGNFDALIVRSATKVTREVIEAGVRGNLKIIGRAGVGFDNIDVEAASENGVVVKTAPYGNTNAVAELTLGLMLSVSRNIPQAHQALKSCVWEKKKLKGTELSYKTLGIIGCGKIGQRVADLARRGFDMDIIGFDICPCPESKIKYVTKDQLLSKADYITIHTGGQTAIIGEKELAKMKPTAYIINTSRGPNINESDLYAALKEKKIAGAALDVYCQEPKGEGSEFKNKLAELPNVVLSSHLGASTVEAQRETSLEIARVVSGYLMGGDFTNAINAGESLEHEEKTVYPLFIHHRDVPGVFANIDRVLAENDINIRANYSRQVGKSGFAISVYVVHTKVSAKTLEVLKKIENVCDVKI from the coding sequence ATGAAAGTTCTGCTAAATGATGGTTTAGAAAAAGAAGGCGTAAAGCTGTTTGAAGACTTCAACATTGAAGCTGACACGCAAAAACGCAGCGCCGAAGAACTTGTAGATCAAATCGGCAATTTTGACGCGTTAATTGTTCGCAGCGCCACGAAAGTTACCCGCGAAGTAATTGAAGCAGGCGTTAGGGGCAACTTGAAAATCATTGGCAGGGCAGGTGTAGGTTTTGACAACATTGACGTTGAAGCAGCTTCCGAAAATGGAGTTGTAGTGAAAACTGCGCCGTACGGCAACACCAATGCCGTTGCAGAGTTAACGTTGGGTTTGATGCTAAGCGTCTCACGTAACATACCCCAAGCCCACCAAGCCCTCAAAAGCTGCGTGTGGGAAAAAAAGAAACTCAAAGGCACTGAACTTTCCTACAAAACCTTAGGCATTATAGGCTGCGGCAAAATCGGGCAAAGAGTCGCCGACTTAGCCAGACGCGGCTTTGACATGGACATCATCGGCTTCGACATCTGTCCCTGCCCCGAATCCAAAATAAAATACGTCACCAAAGACCAGCTCCTCTCCAAAGCCGACTACATCACCATCCACACAGGCGGCCAAACCGCCATAATCGGAGAAAAAGAACTCGCCAAAATGAAACCCACCGCATACATAATCAACACCAGCCGAGGACCCAACATCAACGAAAGCGACCTTTACGCTGCGCTCAAAGAGAAAAAAATTGCAGGCGCCGCTTTGGATGTTTACTGTCAAGAACCCAAAGGCGAAGGCTCAGAATTCAAAAATAAACTCGCCGAGTTGCCTAACGTCGTCTTGAGTTCGCATTTGGGGGCTTCCACAGTTGAAGCACAACGCGAAACCTCACTGGAGATTGCTCGCGTCGTTTCAGGTTACCTGATGGGTGGCGACTTTACCAACGCTATAAACGCAGGCGAAAGCTTAGAGCATGAAGAAAAAACCGTTTATCCCTTGTTCATCCATCACCGTGACGTGCCAGGCGTGTTTGCAAATATTGACAGGGTTTTGGCGGAAAATGACATTAACATTCGGGCGAACTATTCACGGCAGGTTGGCAAGAGCGGTTTTGCGATTTCGGTGTATGTGGTGCATACGAAGGTTTCGGCGAAGACGCTTGAGGTTCTCAAGAAAATCGAGAACGTGTGCGACGTCAAGATTTAG
- a CDS encoding methyltransferase domain-containing protein: MTDCIGNYSWNAEEYAKQSSNQYEWAMELIPKLNLTGTEALLDIGCGDGKITAVLASYLPHGKVVGIDSSEDMIALARRTFPQSQYPNLSFMRMDARELTFREQFDVVFSNATLHWIIDHPAVLSGVHDSLDSHGQLLFQMAGEGNAQDVLAVLQEMISEDTCEPYFKNFTFPYGFYNPNQYKQWLQEAGFTPKRAELIPKDMVLNGKEGLVGWIRTTWLPFTERVPASLQEQFINEVADRYIAAYPPDNKGKVHVNMVRLEVQAVKK; the protein is encoded by the coding sequence ATGACCGACTGCATTGGAAACTATTCTTGGAACGCCGAAGAGTATGCCAAGCAATCTTCAAACCAGTATGAGTGGGCAATGGAGCTCATACCTAAACTGAACCTAACTGGCACCGAAGCTCTTCTGGACATCGGCTGCGGAGACGGAAAAATCACAGCTGTTCTCGCATCCTACCTGCCCCACGGTAAAGTCGTAGGTATAGACAGCTCCGAAGACATGATAGCGCTAGCAAGGCGCACTTTCCCGCAGAGCCAATACCCCAACCTATCGTTTATGCGTATGGACGCAAGAGAACTAACGTTTAGGGAACAATTTGACGTTGTATTCTCAAACGCTACCCTGCACTGGATAATTGACCACCCAGCGGTTCTTTCAGGCGTACATGATAGCCTTGACAGCCACGGGCAACTGCTGTTCCAGATGGCAGGCGAAGGAAACGCCCAAGACGTACTAGCGGTTTTGCAAGAAATGATAAGCGAAGACACCTGCGAACCCTACTTCAAAAACTTTACTTTCCCCTATGGCTTCTACAACCCCAACCAGTACAAACAGTGGCTCCAAGAAGCAGGCTTCACACCAAAACGAGCCGAACTAATCCCCAAGGACATGGTCTTAAACGGCAAAGAAGGCCTAGTCGGCTGGATACGCACCACCTGGCTACCCTTCACCGAACGCGTCCCCGCCAGCCTCCAAGAACAATTCATAAACGAAGTCGCCGACCGCTACATAGCCGCGTACCCCCCAGACAACAAAGGCAAAGTCCACGTAAACATGGTACGCCTCGAAGTCCAAGCCGTCAAAAAATAA
- a CDS encoding metalloregulator ArsR/SmtB family transcription factor has translation MTQTPQNQNRLKATIFRALSDPIRLEILDYLRDGEKCVCEIIPHVNLLQPVVSRHLKTLKDSGLVIDKKDGNKRLYSTTDQKIYQIIDSLTPELANAITQKIMDQMIC, from the coding sequence ATGACCCAAACCCCCCAAAACCAAAACCGCCTCAAAGCAACAATCTTTCGCGCCCTCTCCGACCCCATCCGCCTCGAAATCCTAGACTACCTGCGCGACGGAGAAAAATGCGTCTGCGAAATAATCCCCCACGTAAACCTCCTCCAACCCGTAGTCTCCCGCCACCTAAAAACCCTCAAAGACTCCGGGCTAGTAATTGACAAAAAAGACGGAAACAAACGCCTCTACTCAACCACCGACCAAAAAATATACCAGATTATCGACTCCCTAACCCCTGAACTTGCCAATGCTATAACACAGAAAATTATGGACCAAATGATCTGCTAA
- a CDS encoding adenylosuccinate synthetase, which produces MPCTVIVGAFWGDEGKGKIISYLALKDDLDFCVRTGSVNAAHTIWHEGKKYALHMVPAAFINPKTRLLAAAGSNVHIPQLFKEIELTKVSVHQMGVDQNASIIEEKHSAQDKASAVNKGIGTTGWGVGPAIEERVRRTAKLAKDMPELKPYLADGIAEVNDGLDAGKKVLLEGTQGFMLSLFLGGGYPYVTGRDTGAAAIASEAGVGPTRVDDVLIVYKSFMTRVGAGPMPGEISKEEAQKRGWFEVAAGTGRDRRSAPFDFDLAKKVARINGATQAALTKLDCIFPNCKSKRRFDELPQDAKDFVKEVETKTGVPVKLIGTGPDALDIIDRRQ; this is translated from the coding sequence ATGCCATGCACAGTCATTGTTGGTGCCTTTTGGGGCGATGAAGGCAAAGGAAAAATTATCAGTTATTTAGCTTTGAAGGATGACTTGGATTTTTGTGTACGCACAGGTTCAGTGAATGCTGCCCACACTATATGGCATGAAGGCAAAAAATACGCTTTACACATGGTTCCTGCGGCGTTCATAAACCCAAAAACGCGTTTGCTTGCAGCTGCGGGGTCGAACGTTCACATTCCGCAGTTGTTTAAGGAAATTGAACTCACAAAGGTTTCTGTGCATCAGATGGGTGTAGACCAGAACGCGTCTATTATTGAGGAAAAGCACAGTGCCCAAGACAAGGCAAGCGCCGTGAATAAGGGCATAGGCACCACTGGTTGGGGTGTTGGTCCCGCTATTGAAGAGCGTGTGAGGCGCACGGCGAAGCTAGCTAAAGATATGCCTGAGCTTAAGCCGTATCTTGCTGACGGCATCGCCGAAGTCAACGACGGCTTGGATGCAGGCAAAAAAGTCCTCCTAGAAGGCACCCAAGGCTTCATGCTATCATTGTTTTTGGGCGGCGGTTACCCTTACGTGACAGGCAGAGACACAGGGGCGGCGGCTATAGCTTCTGAAGCAGGCGTTGGTCCTACCCGCGTAGATGATGTGCTTATCGTTTACAAGAGCTTCATGACCCGCGTAGGCGCAGGCCCAATGCCCGGAGAAATTAGCAAGGAAGAAGCTCAAAAACGCGGCTGGTTTGAAGTTGCTGCTGGAACAGGACGCGACCGCCGAAGCGCACCTTTCGACTTTGATTTAGCTAAAAAGGTTGCCCGCATAAACGGAGCCACCCAAGCAGCCTTAACCAAACTCGACTGCATATTTCCCAACTGCAAAAGCAAACGCCGCTTCGATGAACTACCACAAGACGCCAAGGACTTTGTCAAAGAAGTTGAAACCAAAACAGGCGTACCCGTAAAACTAATCGGCACAGGACCCGACGCCCTAGACATCATTGACCGCCGCCAATAA